The following coding sequences are from one Arcobacter nitrofigilis DSM 7299 window:
- a CDS encoding YqhA family protein, whose translation MIEKLFEACMWKTRFLVLSAVIFGLIGALVLFVIASMDIYAMAEYAFKTIITHAHPQDFHEDIVGGIIGAVDLYLIAVVMLIFSFGVYELFISPIDHSEDAKEDSKILSITTLDQLKDKIAKVIVMVLVVNFFQRVLHTQYNGALEMLYFALAVTALAVGLFFLGKVGKH comes from the coding sequence ATGATAGAAAAGCTTTTTGAAGCTTGCATGTGGAAGACAAGATTTCTTGTCCTCTCTGCAGTTATCTTTGGATTAATCGGTGCATTAGTTCTTTTTGTAATCGCTAGCATGGATATATATGCTATGGCAGAATATGCTTTTAAAACTATAATTACCCACGCTCATCCTCAAGATTTTCATGAAGATATTGTTGGTGGTATTATAGGAGCAGTTGATTTATATCTTATTGCTGTTGTTATGTTAATATTTTCATTTGGTGTATATGAACTTTTTATCTCTCCAATTGATCATTCAGAAGATGCAAAAGAAGATTCAAAGATTCTATCAATCACAACATTAGATCAACTAAAAGATAAAATAGCAAAAGTTATTGTTATGGTTTTAGTTGTTAATTTCTTCCAAAGAGTTTTACATACTCAATACAATGGCGCACTAGAAATGTTATATTTCGCCCTTGCTGTTACTGCACTAGCAGTTGGACTTTTCTTTCTAGGAAAAGTTGGAAAACATTAA
- a CDS encoding protein adenylyltransferase SelO, with protein sequence MKKIDTFDELTKLSDYSFVENLNCDPDAKSNADNKTPREVFSGHYVPVEPTALKEPIYLSHSANFCEELGFTQNLIKSEDFIKMFSGDISNVPKPMKNLGWATGYALSIYGTEYYAQCPFQTGNGYGDGRAISVLEAVINGKRWEFQLKGGGKTPYCRGADGRAVLRSSVREFLAQEHMHSLGIPTSRSLTLFTSKKEQVSRPWFRGNSYSKDPEVMIEEDVAITTRVAPSFIRVGQLELFGRRARKNEHPKALEELEMLVLHLIDREYSELINENLKLEEKLILLANEFKNRLTSLVANWIRVGYCQGNFNSDNCAAGGFTLDYGPFGFIDMFDPKYQSWTGGGLHFSFFNQPQAAYKNFQSFCSALKPLLNSHPDSLQELEKIENSFPLAMQEEIDNMWAKKLGISKFDLELFSELIDLMIETKVDYTIFFRELSNIPENVKALRKSFYSADFENEDINSRWNNWLEKWKSHLDISSKKSKEKVSNQMKLTNPKYTLREWYLVEAYQEAENEDYKLIEELQGIMTNPYDEQTKEIEEKYYTKKPLDFFGIAGISHVSCSS encoded by the coding sequence ATGAAAAAAATAGATACATTTGATGAACTTACCAAATTGAGTGATTACTCTTTTGTAGAAAATCTTAATTGTGATCCTGATGCAAAATCCAATGCCGATAATAAAACACCAAGAGAGGTTTTTAGTGGACACTATGTACCAGTAGAGCCTACTGCTTTAAAAGAACCTATATATCTCTCTCACAGTGCTAATTTTTGTGAAGAATTAGGCTTTACTCAAAACCTAATAAAATCAGAAGATTTTATCAAAATGTTTTCTGGTGATATTTCTAATGTTCCTAAACCTATGAAAAATCTAGGCTGGGCAACTGGATATGCTCTATCTATTTATGGCACTGAGTATTATGCACAATGTCCTTTTCAAACGGGAAATGGATATGGTGATGGTAGAGCTATTTCAGTTCTTGAAGCTGTTATAAATGGCAAAAGATGGGAATTCCAACTAAAAGGTGGGGGAAAAACACCTTATTGTAGAGGTGCCGATGGACGTGCAGTTTTAAGATCAAGTGTTCGTGAGTTTTTAGCTCAAGAGCATATGCACTCTTTGGGTATTCCTACATCAAGGTCTTTGACTCTTTTTACCTCTAAGAAAGAGCAAGTATCAAGACCTTGGTTTAGGGGAAACTCTTACTCAAAAGACCCTGAAGTTATGATTGAAGAAGATGTTGCAATAACAACTAGAGTAGCACCTTCATTTATTCGTGTGGGACAACTTGAACTTTTTGGAAGACGTGCTAGAAAAAATGAGCACCCAAAAGCTTTAGAAGAGTTAGAAATGCTAGTTTTACATTTGATTGATAGAGAGTATAGTGAGCTAATCAACGAAAATTTAAAGTTAGAAGAAAAACTTATTTTACTAGCAAATGAGTTCAAAAATCGCCTTACTTCTTTAGTAGCTAACTGGATACGAGTGGGATATTGTCAAGGTAACTTCAACAGTGATAACTGTGCAGCAGGAGGCTTTACACTAGATTACGGACCATTTGGCTTCATTGATATGTTTGACCCCAAATATCAATCTTGGACAGGTGGAGGATTGCATTTTTCATTTTTCAATCAACCCCAAGCCGCCTATAAAAATTTTCAATCATTTTGTAGTGCTTTAAAACCATTACTTAATTCACACCCTGATTCTTTGCAAGAGCTTGAAAAGATTGAAAACAGTTTTCCTTTAGCTATGCAAGAAGAAATTGATAATATGTGGGCTAAAAAGCTAGGAATAAGTAAATTTGACTTGGAGTTATTTTCTGAACTTATTGATCTAATGATAGAGACTAAAGTTGACTATACTATATTTTTTAGGGAACTTTCAAATATACCTGAGAATGTCAAAGCACTTAGAAAAAGTTTTTATAGTGCTGATTTTGAAAATGAAGATATTAACTCCAGATGGAATAATTGGCTAGAAAAATGGAAATCACATCTAGATATAAGTTCAAAAAAGTCTAAAGAAAAAGTTTCAAATCAAATGAAATTAACTAATCCAAAATATACTTTAAGAGAGTGGTATCTAGTAGAAGCATATCAAGAGGCAGAAAATGAAGATTATAAACTAATAGAAGAGTTACAAGGGATAATGACAAACCCATACGATGAACAAACAAAAGAAATAGAAGAAAAATATTATACAAAAAAACCTCTAGACTTTTTTGGAATAGCTGGAATATCTCATGTTAGTTGTTCATCATAA
- a CDS encoding glutamine--tRNA ligase/YqeY domain fusion protein — MSEHKDFLRVKVEEDLKSGKYEKVVTRFPPEPNGFPHIGHAKSICINFGIARDFDGHCNLRMDDTDPTKEDTKYVDALKDAVKWLGFEWGETEYYTSDYFPRIYDYAIELIKMGKAYVDSLNEEEIREYRGTVTQAGKRSKYAERSIEENLDLFERMKKGEFKDGEHILRAKIDMSAANMKMRDPLLYRIRHAHHYRAGDEWYVYPMYDFAHCLSDYIEGVTHSICTLEFENNREIYDWVLDNLNLKPPRPYQHEFARLGINYTVMSKRKLLELVEGKYVSGWDDPRMPTIAGYKRRGYTPESILNFCDQIGIAKANSMVDVSQLEFCIRDDLNQKVPRVMCVLDPIKVTIENYEGSESIEASYYPHDVPKEGSRKIPFSNEVYIEREDFSENPVKGYNRLTPNQAVRLRHAYIITCKEIIKDANGNIIEIKAQYNPNSKSGQDTSGIKVKSAIQWVDAKEAKQIEVRLYDRLYKDEAPEGLEDLNPDSLQIIKNALIEPAVITEKADERFQFERQGYFYADPIDYSNEKPVFNKIVGLKDSWTKKAKTTETTPKPTPKQEVKKEVVHGEAQALNEEQKVLFDKYTSEFKLNNELANILARDEVLSAFYEEALSELNSPIALANIVANDVAKELKERELSELKFTASQIAQLVKMVDDETISSKIAKQVFEEMNKSGANPKKIVEDKGLVQISDPSIILPIIDEIIAKNPDNVEKYKAGNTKLLGFFVGQVLKTTGGKANPQVVNELVAKQLNS; from the coding sequence ATGAGTGAGCACAAAGATTTTTTACGAGTCAAAGTTGAAGAAGACTTAAAATCAGGCAAATACGAAAAAGTAGTTACAAGATTTCCCCCTGAGCCTAATGGTTTCCCACATATAGGACATGCTAAATCTATTTGTATAAATTTTGGTATTGCACGAGACTTTGATGGTCACTGTAACCTAAGAATGGACGATACTGATCCAACTAAAGAAGATACAAAATATGTTGATGCACTAAAAGATGCTGTAAAATGGCTAGGCTTTGAGTGGGGAGAGACTGAATATTATACTTCTGATTATTTTCCACGAATTTATGACTATGCTATTGAGCTTATCAAAATGGGTAAAGCCTATGTTGATAGCTTAAATGAAGAAGAGATAAGAGAATATAGAGGAACTGTCACACAAGCTGGGAAAAGAAGTAAATATGCCGAACGTTCTATTGAAGAAAACTTAGACCTTTTTGAAAGAATGAAAAAGGGTGAGTTTAAAGATGGGGAACATATTTTAAGAGCTAAAATTGATATGAGCGCAGCAAATATGAAAATGAGAGATCCACTTTTATACAGAATCAGACATGCCCACCACTATAGAGCTGGTGATGAATGGTATGTTTATCCTATGTATGATTTTGCCCATTGTCTATCTGATTATATTGAAGGAGTTACTCACTCTATTTGTACACTTGAATTTGAAAACAATCGAGAGATTTATGATTGGGTACTTGATAATCTTAACTTAAAACCACCAAGACCATACCAACATGAATTTGCAAGACTTGGTATCAATTATACAGTTATGAGTAAAAGAAAGCTTCTAGAACTAGTAGAAGGGAAATATGTAAGTGGTTGGGATGACCCAAGAATGCCAACAATTGCTGGATATAAAAGAAGAGGATATACACCTGAGTCTATTTTAAACTTCTGTGACCAAATAGGTATTGCAAAGGCAAACTCTATGGTTGATGTATCACAACTTGAATTTTGTATTAGAGATGATTTAAATCAAAAAGTACCAAGAGTTATGTGTGTACTTGACCCAATAAAAGTAACAATTGAAAACTATGAAGGAAGTGAAAGCATTGAGGCTTCATACTACCCACATGATGTTCCTAAAGAGGGTTCTAGAAAAATACCTTTCTCAAATGAAGTTTATATTGAAAGGGAAGATTTTAGTGAAAACCCAGTAAAAGGTTATAATAGATTAACTCCAAATCAAGCAGTAAGACTTAGACATGCATATATAATCACTTGCAAAGAAATAATAAAAGATGCAAATGGAAATATCATAGAGATAAAAGCCCAATATAATCCTAATTCTAAAAGTGGCCAAGATACAAGTGGTATCAAAGTAAAAAGTGCAATACAATGGGTTGATGCAAAAGAAGCAAAACAAATCGAAGTAAGACTTTATGATAGATTATATAAAGATGAAGCACCTGAAGGTCTAGAAGATTTAAATCCAGACTCTTTACAAATCATCAAAAATGCTCTTATAGAACCTGCTGTTATCACTGAAAAAGCAGATGAAAGATTTCAGTTTGAAAGACAAGGGTATTTTTATGCTGACCCTATTGATTATTCAAATGAAAAACCTGTATTTAATAAAATAGTTGGACTAAAAGATTCTTGGACAAAAAAAGCAAAAACAACTGAAACTACACCTAAACCTACACCTAAACAAGAAGTAAAAAAAGAAGTAGTACATGGTGAAGCCCAAGCTTTAAATGAAGAACAAAAAGTACTTTTTGATAAATACACCTCTGAATTTAAACTAAATAATGAACTTGCAAATATCTTAGCAAGAGATGAAGTTCTTTCAGCATTTTATGAAGAAGCATTATCAGAATTAAATAGCCCTATTGCACTAGCAAATATTGTGGCAAATGATGTGGCAAAAGAGTTAAAAGAGAGAGAATTAAGTGAACTAAAATTTACAGCTTCTCAAATAGCACAGCTTGTTAAAATGGTAGATGATGAAACTATCTCAAGTAAAATTGCAAAACAAGTATTTGAAGAGATGAATAAATCAGGAGCTAACCCTAAAAAAATAGTTGAAGATAAAGGGCTTGTACAAATAAGTGACCCAAGCATTATTTTACCAATTATCGATGAAATCATCGCAAAAAATCCAGACAACGTAGAAAAATACAAAGCTGGGAATACAAAACTTCTAGGATTTTTTGTAGGACAAGTTCTAAAAACTACAGGTGGAAAAGCAAATCCACAAGTGGTAAATGAATTAGTTGCTAAGCAATTAAATTCATAA
- a CDS encoding DUF5677 domain-containing protein, translating into MNIEKVHKLAEIFDKKICVYKEACDFILKSNAKHSEELFLLLLSISDSLSTLSILSKINKMRDCYAISRMIYETTINVLYIAATNFDAMDDMIKYTDEKSKYEAKRSITIDKESVFITFDGENHSVGFAKNNPFKMKGDPRDWTQKENGKSINIENRIEIINKKYGDTVSRFLQLSHLTIYRTSSDIIHGTLYGARHMLGIVNKKNNKFSVEGMIQHGYETIITLMLSISQCVYSILFAFSKEIDGVDEFEKKYSILLEEYLKVGQEK; encoded by the coding sequence ATGAACATAGAGAAAGTACATAAGTTAGCTGAAATATTTGATAAAAAGATTTGTGTTTATAAAGAAGCTTGTGATTTTATATTAAAATCTAATGCAAAGCATAGTGAAGAATTATTTTTACTTTTATTAAGTATATCTGACTCATTAAGCACATTATCTATTCTAAGTAAAATTAATAAAATGAGAGATTGTTATGCTATTTCAAGAATGATATATGAAACTACCATAAATGTTTTATATATTGCAGCTACAAATTTTGATGCTATGGATGATATGATTAAATATACAGATGAAAAATCAAAATATGAAGCTAAACGTTCGATAACTATTGATAAAGAATCTGTTTTTATTACTTTTGATGGAGAGAATCATTCTGTTGGTTTTGCTAAGAATAATCCTTTTAAAATGAAAGGAGATCCAAGAGATTGGACACAAAAAGAGAATGGTAAAAGTATAAATATTGAAAATCGAATAGAGATAATTAATAAAAAATATGGTGATACAGTATCAAGATTTTTACAACTATCTCATTTAACTATTTATAGAACTTCATCAGATATTATTCATGGAACTTTATATGGTGCAAGACATATGCTTGGAATAGTTAATAAGAAGAATAATAAATTTAGTGTAGAAGGAATGATTCAGCATGGATATGAAACTATTATAACACTAATGTTAAGTATATCTCAATGTGTCTATTCTATATTATTTGCATTTAGTAAAGAAATTGATGGTGTTGATGAATTTGAAAAAAAATATTCAATCCTTTTAGAAGAATATTTAAAAGTTGGTCAAGAAAAATAA
- a CDS encoding restriction endonuclease, which translates to MADISDMIIGSLSKVWHLVPLVVFIILVKKFMHNKDNKRRININKEHEKKGQSLELRTIEKYKKLGFKTQKSKEEGIDIICTKDEQTYLLKCNNNSKSKSIKAEDIKTFHKNAIKYLKTNNLEEKNVYFRYVVLFNDVLDKSALAILKDDSYNCKYVII; encoded by the coding sequence ATGGCTGATATAAGTGATATGATAATTGGCTCATTGTCAAAAGTATGGCATTTAGTACCACTAGTGGTTTTTATTATCTTAGTGAAAAAATTTATGCATAATAAAGACAATAAACGAAGAATAAATATAAATAAAGAACATGAAAAAAAAGGTCAAAGCCTAGAATTACGGACAATAGAAAAATACAAAAAACTAGGCTTTAAGACGCAGAAGAGTAAAGAAGAAGGTATAGATATAATTTGCACTAAAGATGAGCAAACATACCTATTAAAATGCAATAACAACTCAAAATCAAAATCAATCAAAGCCGAAGATATAAAAACCTTTCATAAAAATGCAATCAAATATCTAAAAACAAATAATTTAGAAGAAAAGAATGTGTACTTTAGATATGTGGTACTTTTCAATGATGTATTAGATAAATCAGCACTTGCTATACTCAAAGATGATAGTTACAATTGTAAGTATGTGATTATATAA
- the hemE gene encoding uroporphyrinogen decarboxylase produces MSKIFVDACFRKPTPYTPVWMMRQAGRYLPEYMKVRAQAGNFLNLCHNPKLAAEVTIQPLDIVGVDAAILFSDILVIPNEMGMHLEFIKGEGPIFKDPIKTEAEVDALLGGSEAADKLTYVYETIKLLKQQLPEDKALIGFTGAPWTLATYMIEGQGTKTYNICKKMMYSNPELLHKILKKVTEVVKLYMENQIKAGADVVQIFDSWAAAIEPAKYDEFSWKYMVEIADYLKEKYPHIPIIMFPKGVPAFLDKVYGNFDVFGVDWGTPMALAKEKLGDKYVLQGNMEPCRLYSKEATTMCVEALQNIMQGDGHIFNLGHGILPDVPVENAIHFVKECQRVSKK; encoded by the coding sequence ATGTCAAAAATATTTGTAGACGCATGTTTTAGAAAACCAACTCCTTATACTCCTGTATGGATGATGAGACAAGCAGGTAGATATTTACCTGAGTATATGAAAGTAAGAGCACAAGCTGGAAACTTTTTAAATCTATGTCACAATCCAAAACTAGCAGCTGAAGTTACTATCCAACCACTTGATATAGTTGGTGTTGATGCAGCTATTTTATTTAGTGATATTTTAGTTATTCCAAATGAAATGGGTATGCACTTAGAGTTTATCAAAGGTGAAGGTCCAATCTTCAAAGACCCAATTAAAACAGAGGCTGAGGTTGATGCTTTACTTGGTGGAAGTGAAGCTGCTGATAAATTAACTTATGTATATGAAACTATTAAGTTATTAAAACAACAACTACCAGAAGATAAAGCTCTTATTGGATTTACGGGTGCTCCTTGGACATTAGCAACTTATATGATAGAAGGACAAGGTACAAAGACATATAATATCTGTAAAAAGATGATGTACTCAAACCCAGAACTTCTACATAAGATTTTGAAAAAAGTAACTGAAGTAGTAAAACTATATATGGAAAACCAAATCAAAGCAGGGGCAGATGTTGTTCAAATCTTTGATTCATGGGCAGCAGCAATTGAGCCAGCAAAATACGATGAGTTTTCTTGGAAATATATGGTAGAGATAGCTGATTATTTAAAAGAAAAATATCCACATATTCCTATTATTATGTTCCCAAAAGGTGTTCCTGCATTTTTAGATAAAGTATATGGAAACTTTGATGTATTTGGTGTAGATTGGGGAACTCCAATGGCACTAGCTAAAGAAAAATTAGGTGATAAGTATGTTTTACAAGGTAATATGGAACCTTGTAGATTATATTCAAAAGAAGCTACAACTATGTGTGTTGAAGCACTTCAAAATATTATGCAAGGTGATGGACATATTTTTAACTTAGGTCATGGTATTTTGCCAGATGTTCCAGTTGAGAATGCTATTCACTTTGTAAAAGAGTGCCAAAGAGTTAGTAAAAAATAG
- a CDS encoding radical SAM protein, translating into MSNIIFGPIPSRRFGISLGVDLSPDTKQCNFDCLYCELKPAKTVDKMDSYPSVDEVLEAIKDSYEKHPKIDVITITANGEPTLYPKLDELITKIDEIKNDTKTLILSNGGTIYDKKIFDALLKFDTVKLSLDCVSQKCFKKLDRIHNNIDVEKIIESMIEFKKKTNKSFVLEILFVKNLNDKDEEIELLYEAVKKINPHRVDIGTIDRPPAYEVKPVSFETLESIAKRFENINVNIAYKNRPKQINSYSSEEILSMLERRPLTLEDINNMFDENSKIELEKLVEMAKISLVDSAGLNFYKIC; encoded by the coding sequence GTGTCTAATATAATCTTTGGTCCTATTCCCTCAAGAAGATTTGGTATCTCTTTGGGAGTAGATTTATCCCCTGATACAAAACAGTGTAATTTTGACTGCTTATACTGTGAATTAAAGCCTGCAAAAACAGTTGATAAGATGGATTCATACCCAAGTGTAGATGAAGTCTTAGAGGCTATTAAAGACTCTTATGAGAAACACCCAAAAATTGATGTTATAACAATCACTGCAAATGGAGAGCCAACACTCTATCCTAAACTTGATGAACTAATTACAAAAATAGATGAAATCAAAAATGATACTAAGACTTTGATATTATCAAATGGTGGTACTATATATGATAAAAAGATTTTTGATGCTTTATTGAAATTTGATACAGTGAAATTATCACTTGATTGTGTAAGTCAAAAGTGTTTTAAAAAACTAGATAGAATCCACAATAATATCGATGTAGAAAAAATAATCGAATCAATGATAGAGTTTAAAAAAAAGACAAACAAAAGCTTTGTATTAGAGATACTTTTTGTAAAAAATCTAAATGATAAAGACGAAGAGATAGAACTGTTATATGAAGCTGTTAAAAAGATAAATCCTCATAGAGTTGATATTGGTACTATTGATAGACCACCAGCTTATGAAGTCAAACCAGTAAGCTTTGAGACACTAGAAAGTATAGCAAAAAGATTTGAAAATATAAACGTAAATATCGCCTATAAAAATAGACCAAAACAGATAAACTCATATAGTAGTGAAGAGATATTATCTATGCTAGAGAGACGACCTTTGACCTTAGAAGATATCAATAATATGTTTGATGAAAATAGTAAAATAGAGCTAGAAAAGCTAGTAGAAATGGCAAAAATTTCATTAGTAGATAGTGCAGGCTTAAATTTCTATAAAATTTGCTAA
- a CDS encoding aspartate-semialdehyde dehydrogenase, translating to MRRFNVAVVGATGAVGEELFRVMEAYDFPINKIVPLASARSLGSTIEYKNKEINVLELTETCFEENEVDIAFFSAGGSISEKFAKYAVEAGAVVIDNTSHFRMDENVPLVVPEVNPQDIALWKETGIIANPNCSTIQMVLSLKPLDELYGIKRVDVSTYQAVSGAGKKGMEELIKQMQDMLSFKLDDTKIEAFAHRIVNNVIPQIDVAQPNGFTKEEMKMVKETQKIMHKSMQIAATCVRVPVLRSHSESITVTFEDGVDVDVNAVREALAKFENVEVIDDLENNAYPMPIVSTDTDTTFVGRIRKDIYSSNVVHYFNVADQVRVGAATNSVRIALKWIEMENEI from the coding sequence ATGAGAAGATTTAATGTAGCAGTAGTTGGTGCTACTGGTGCAGTTGGTGAAGAACTGTTTAGAGTTATGGAAGCATATGACTTTCCTATTAACAAAATCGTTCCATTAGCAAGTGCAAGAAGTTTAGGTAGTACTATTGAATATAAAAACAAAGAAATAAATGTTTTAGAGTTAACTGAAACTTGTTTTGAAGAAAATGAAGTAGATATTGCATTTTTTAGTGCAGGTGGTTCTATTTCTGAAAAATTTGCAAAATATGCTGTTGAAGCGGGGGCTGTAGTTATTGATAATACAAGTCACTTTAGAATGGATGAAAATGTACCTTTAGTAGTACCAGAAGTAAATCCACAAGATATAGCTTTATGGAAAGAGACTGGAATTATTGCAAATCCAAATTGTTCTACTATTCAAATGGTTCTGTCTTTAAAACCACTTGATGAACTTTATGGAATAAAAAGAGTTGATGTATCTACTTATCAAGCTGTTTCTGGAGCTGGTAAAAAAGGTATGGAAGAACTTATAAAACAAATGCAAGATATGTTAAGTTTCAAATTAGATGATACAAAAATTGAAGCTTTTGCACATAGAATTGTAAATAATGTTATTCCTCAAATAGATGTAGCACAGCCTAATGGTTTCACTAAAGAAGAGATGAAAATGGTAAAAGAGACTCAGAAAATCATGCACAAAAGTATGCAAATAGCTGCTACTTGTGTAAGAGTTCCTGTTTTAAGAAGTCACTCAGAATCAATCACTGTTACATTTGAAGATGGTGTAGATGTAGATGTAAATGCAGTAAGAGAAGCTTTAGCAAAATTTGAAAATGTAGAAGTAATAGATGATCTTGAAAATAATGCCTATCCAATGCCAATTGTTTCAACAGATACTGATACTACATTTGTAGGAAGAATTAGAAAAGATATCTATTCTTCTAATGTTGTTCATTATTTTAATGTAGCTGACCAAGTAAGAGTAGGGGCTGCAACAAACTCTGTTAGAATAGCTCTTAAATGGATAGAAATGGAAAACGAAATTTAA